In a single window of the Caulobacter soli genome:
- a CDS encoding TauD/TfdA dioxygenase family protein, whose product MSVDVLTRVVAEQIKPSIGSRVLNSKAELLSGELGPKLRALLEERGVLVFPKINFTDEEQIAFTKTMGTFAPEHRGGEEIHKITLDVKENPQSAEYLKGSLYWHIDGTMNSVPILASLLSCKVPATWGGNTGFCNTYAAYEALSDEDKAKYEAMRVAHSVWATVFYYEPEPSLAKLKGMQAIGENELPLVWKHASGRKSLVIGCTAHRVVNVPADESARVIVGLREWATQEEFSYSHEWSVGDLVIWDNTGTMHRAEAYDPKCNRMMHRTKLQGEEPFE is encoded by the coding sequence ATGTCCGTAGACGTTCTGACCCGCGTGGTCGCAGAACAGATCAAGCCGTCGATCGGCAGCCGCGTCCTGAATTCCAAGGCAGAGCTTCTGTCGGGTGAACTCGGCCCGAAACTTCGCGCCCTGCTCGAAGAACGCGGCGTTCTGGTGTTCCCCAAGATCAACTTCACCGATGAAGAGCAGATCGCCTTCACCAAGACCATGGGTACGTTCGCGCCCGAGCACCGCGGCGGCGAAGAAATCCACAAGATCACGCTGGACGTGAAGGAAAATCCGCAGAGCGCGGAATACCTCAAGGGGTCGCTCTACTGGCACATCGACGGCACCATGAACAGCGTGCCGATCCTGGCCTCGCTGCTGTCGTGCAAGGTCCCGGCGACCTGGGGCGGCAACACCGGTTTCTGCAACACCTACGCCGCCTACGAGGCCCTGTCTGACGAGGACAAGGCCAAATACGAGGCGATGCGCGTGGCCCACTCGGTCTGGGCGACCGTGTTCTACTACGAGCCCGAACCGAGCCTGGCCAAGCTGAAGGGCATGCAGGCGATCGGCGAGAACGAGTTGCCGCTGGTGTGGAAGCACGCCTCGGGCCGCAAGTCGCTGGTGATCGGCTGCACCGCGCACCGCGTCGTCAACGTCCCGGCCGACGAGAGCGCCCGGGTCATCGTCGGCCTGCGCGAATGGGCCACTCAGGAAGAGTTCAGCTACAGCCACGAATGGAGCGTCGGCGACCTGGTGATCTGGGACAACACTGGCACCATGCACCGCGCCGAGGCCTATGATCCCAAGTGCAACCGCATGATGCACCGCACCAAGCTGCAGGGCGAAGAGCCCTTCGAGTAG
- a CDS encoding MFS transporter translates to MTATGATAEWRRHYMLPIAAALGYATSVIHIYGLGPYIGPISETFGWSRTQTTFGLTIATLVQAVFSLPIGVAVDRLGPRLFGLAGILLTTGAFALLGTATGDRGNWFLLWGLLAVATLPVQATIWTSAVATRFEASRGLAFAVTLCGASVAAAVFPLLGSWLIKMHGWQTAVVIQAAIWVAIVFPMIFLFFRGAHDKPARNVAREERRELAGVSLAQGLKSTIYLRLLLASLLFTFTIIALVVHFVPILTDRGADPLRAAGIASLVGFSSIAGRLVTGLLLDRFRGSLVGAGAFMLPAIGSILLLVSGDAALPQAAAAILIGLTLGAEVDVIVYLTTRHFGLKNFGALYGGLLAALSVGTSLGPLTASAVFDRYHGYGPFLWLTVAFMAASSLALLSLPKPADEK, encoded by the coding sequence ATGACGGCAACGGGGGCCACCGCGGAGTGGCGACGCCACTACATGCTGCCGATCGCCGCGGCGCTGGGCTACGCCACCAGCGTCATCCACATCTACGGCCTGGGCCCCTATATCGGCCCGATCAGCGAGACTTTCGGCTGGTCGCGCACCCAGACGACCTTCGGCCTGACGATCGCCACCCTGGTCCAGGCGGTGTTCAGCCTGCCGATCGGCGTGGCGGTGGACCGGCTGGGACCGCGCCTGTTCGGCCTGGCGGGCATCCTGCTGACCACCGGAGCGTTCGCGTTGCTGGGGACCGCGACCGGCGACCGGGGCAACTGGTTCCTGCTCTGGGGCCTGCTGGCCGTCGCCACCCTGCCGGTGCAGGCCACGATCTGGACCAGCGCCGTGGCTACCCGCTTCGAGGCCTCGCGCGGCCTGGCCTTCGCCGTGACCCTGTGCGGCGCCTCGGTGGCGGCGGCGGTCTTTCCGCTGCTGGGCAGCTGGCTGATCAAGATGCACGGCTGGCAGACGGCGGTGGTGATCCAGGCGGCCATCTGGGTGGCGATCGTCTTTCCGATGATCTTCCTGTTCTTCCGGGGCGCGCACGACAAGCCGGCCAGGAACGTCGCGCGCGAGGAACGGCGCGAGCTGGCGGGCGTCAGCCTGGCCCAGGGCCTGAAGTCGACGATCTATCTGCGGCTGCTGCTGGCCAGCCTGTTGTTCACCTTCACCATCATCGCCCTGGTCGTGCATTTCGTGCCGATCCTGACCGACCGGGGCGCGGATCCGCTGCGCGCCGCGGGCATCGCCTCGCTGGTGGGCTTCTCGTCGATCGCCGGGCGACTGGTGACCGGCCTGCTGCTGGACCGGTTCCGGGGATCGCTGGTGGGGGCGGGGGCCTTCATGCTGCCGGCGATCGGTTCGATCCTGTTACTGGTCTCGGGCGACGCGGCCCTGCCGCAGGCCGCCGCGGCGATCCTGATCGGCTTGACCCTGGGGGCCGAGGTCGACGTCATCGTCTACCTGACCACCCGGCATTTCGGCCTGAAGAACTTCGGCGCGCTCTATGGCGGGCTGCTGGCCGCGCTGTCGGTCGGCACCTCGCTGGGCCCGCTCACCGCGTCAGCCGTCTTCGACCGCTATCACGGCTACGGCCCGTTCCTGTGGCTGACCGTCGCCTTCATGGCCGCCAGCAGCCTGGCGCTCCTGAGCCTGCCCAAGCCGGCGGACGAGAAGTAG
- a CDS encoding aromatic ring-hydroxylating oxygenase subunit alpha, with the protein MTKMGKIAESADDLVGPVTVPAEAYVSKDYARAEQDKLWRKTWLQAGRIEEIPEVGSYITYDIGVDSVIITRAGPDEIRAYHNVCPHRGRRLIDTPPGKRNAVGKRASFVCGFHAWTFNLEGRCTYLEHKDDWQGALTEERTSLGKVQVDTWGGWIWINLDPNAAPLAQYLNPVPAMLDPFETQNMRFRWRKWIVFNCNWKVAMEAFSETYHVASTHPEFLEFGQFRGWARNHGLHTNIGYEAPKDLEEDAAKLRLGTNGDPRITTAELQNFTWANANTNTTQTLVDAANRLKDELPEGTPGPQVFAHWLKSAREHDAKRGVVWPTVEPSHTAKAGTAWQIFPNFQIGHAVNNLLCYSARPYGDDPDMCVFEAAVYELFPKGEEPATEWDYTKAEDWPPVLQQDFANMQAVQQGMKNIGFRGTQPNPYMERSVASLHYNLAKFMGTGAPRSIG; encoded by the coding sequence ATGACCAAGATGGGCAAGATCGCCGAGAGCGCCGACGACCTGGTCGGGCCGGTCACCGTCCCCGCCGAGGCCTATGTCTCCAAGGACTACGCCCGCGCCGAGCAGGACAAGCTGTGGCGCAAGACCTGGCTGCAGGCCGGACGCATCGAGGAAATCCCCGAGGTCGGTAGCTACATCACCTACGACATCGGCGTGGACTCGGTGATCATCACGCGCGCCGGTCCCGACGAGATCCGCGCCTATCACAACGTCTGCCCGCACCGGGGGCGCCGCCTGATCGACACCCCGCCGGGCAAGCGCAACGCGGTCGGCAAGCGGGCCAGCTTCGTCTGCGGCTTCCACGCCTGGACCTTCAATCTGGAAGGCCGCTGCACCTATCTCGAACACAAGGACGACTGGCAGGGCGCGCTGACCGAAGAGCGCACCAGCCTGGGCAAGGTGCAGGTCGACACGTGGGGCGGCTGGATCTGGATCAACCTGGATCCGAACGCCGCGCCGCTGGCCCAGTATCTGAATCCCGTTCCCGCCATGCTCGATCCGTTCGAGACCCAGAACATGCGGTTCCGCTGGCGCAAGTGGATCGTCTTCAACTGCAACTGGAAGGTCGCGATGGAGGCGTTCTCCGAGACCTACCACGTGGCCAGCACCCACCCCGAATTCCTCGAGTTCGGCCAGTTCCGCGGCTGGGCCCGCAACCACGGCCTGCACACCAACATCGGCTACGAGGCGCCCAAGGACCTGGAAGAGGACGCGGCCAAGCTGCGCCTGGGCACGAACGGTGATCCGCGCATCACCACGGCCGAGCTGCAGAACTTCACCTGGGCCAACGCCAACACCAACACCACCCAGACCCTGGTCGACGCGGCCAACCGTTTGAAGGACGAACTGCCCGAGGGCACGCCCGGCCCGCAGGTGTTCGCTCACTGGCTGAAGTCGGCGCGCGAGCATGACGCCAAGCGTGGCGTGGTCTGGCCGACGGTCGAGCCCTCGCACACCGCCAAGGCCGGCACCGCCTGGCAGATCTTCCCGAACTTCCAGATCGGCCACGCCGTCAACAACCTGCTCTGCTACAGCGCCCGTCCGTACGGCGACGATCCGGACATGTGCGTCTTCGAGGCGGCGGTCTACGAGCTGTTCCCGAAGGGCGAGGAGCCGGCGACCGAGTGGGACTACACCAAGGCCGAGGATTGGCCGCCGGTGCTGCAGCAGGATTTCGCCAACATGCAGGCCGTCCAGCAGGGCATGAAGAACATCGGCTTCCGGGGCACCCAGCCCAATCCCTACATGGAGCGCTCGGTCGCCAGCCTGCACTACAACCTGGCCAAGTTCATGGGGACGGGCGCGCCGCGTTCGATCGGCTAG
- a CDS encoding enoyl-CoA hydratase/isomerase family protein: MSDAVLFDARDDGIAIITINRPEQRNALGKEVRDGLFAAWDRFERDSALRVAILTGAGEKAFCAGGDLKEMVERGLQVPPRDMFPVPGDNIELSKPTIAAVNGVAFAGGWMIAQACDLCVASTEARFAITEVKVGRSSPWAAPLIHMIPQRIMMEIILTGKPITAQRAYEIGLVNRLAEPAALMDKALELAHEILDGAPLSVKAGRDTVMLATEMGRAAALQAARHASEFTYRSEDAQEGPRAFAEKRSPDWKSR, from the coding sequence ATGAGCGACGCCGTCCTGTTCGACGCCCGCGACGACGGGATCGCGATCATCACCATCAACCGCCCCGAACAGCGCAACGCCCTGGGCAAGGAGGTCCGCGACGGCCTGTTCGCCGCCTGGGACCGCTTCGAGCGCGACTCGGCCCTGCGCGTGGCCATCCTGACCGGGGCAGGGGAGAAGGCCTTCTGCGCGGGCGGCGACCTGAAGGAGATGGTCGAGCGCGGGCTACAGGTTCCGCCGCGCGACATGTTCCCGGTGCCGGGCGACAATATCGAGCTGTCCAAGCCGACCATCGCGGCCGTCAACGGCGTGGCCTTCGCCGGCGGCTGGATGATCGCCCAGGCCTGCGACCTGTGCGTGGCCAGCACCGAGGCCAGGTTCGCGATCACCGAGGTCAAGGTCGGCCGCAGCTCGCCTTGGGCCGCGCCGCTGATCCACATGATCCCCCAGCGGATCATGATGGAGATCATCCTGACCGGTAAGCCGATCACCGCCCAGCGCGCCTACGAAATCGGCCTGGTTAACCGCCTGGCCGAGCCCGCCGCCTTGATGGACAAGGCGCTGGAGCTGGCCCACGAGATCCTCGATGGCGCCCCGCTGTCGGTGAAGGCCGGCCGCGACACGGTGATGCTGGCCACCGAGATGGGCCGCGCCGCCGCCCTGCAGGCCGCTCGCCACGCGTCGGAATTCACCTATCGCAGCGAGGACGCCCAGGAGGGGCCGCGCGCCTTCGCCGAAAAGCGCTCGCCGGACTGGAAATCGCGGTAG
- a CDS encoding acetyl-CoA hydrolase/transferase family protein yields MTVVTDAAGLDLSQFVRSGDRIVIGQACGEPTTLVEALIAQGRDIGDLSAFIATSFSGLFTPETADSFSLTSMGAIGALRSMTKAGKLGVIPAHVSQLGPMIAEGLIGCDVAFVQVSPADSEGNHSFGLVADHVRATVDKARVVIAEVNDQVPYTFGELLPAARIHCAVHVSRGPVEVAPARIGPTDEAIAKHAAAYIGDGAVIQTGVGAVPDAILRLLHDRKDLGVHSGMLGDGLVELVEAGVVTNARKAIDTGVSINGALIGTRKLYDFAHRNAAIRMCATSYTHDAAVLARLERLVTINSALEVDLTGQVNAEQSGAAYMGGTGGQVDFVRAGARSPGGCSIIALPATAKDGAISRIVPALSGPVTTARSDVDVIVTEFGAAELKGQTLAERTRRLIAIAHPSFQEDLSRAAHTIQQRGF; encoded by the coding sequence GTGACCGTGGTCACGGACGCTGCCGGGCTTGACCTGAGCCAATTCGTCCGTTCGGGCGACCGCATCGTCATCGGCCAGGCCTGTGGCGAGCCGACGACCCTGGTCGAGGCGCTGATTGCCCAGGGTCGGGACATCGGCGACCTGTCGGCCTTCATCGCCACCAGCTTCTCGGGCCTGTTCACGCCGGAGACGGCCGACAGCTTTTCCCTGACCAGCATGGGCGCCATCGGCGCGCTGCGGTCGATGACCAAGGCCGGCAAGCTGGGGGTCATCCCCGCCCATGTCAGCCAGCTGGGGCCGATGATCGCCGAGGGACTGATCGGCTGCGACGTGGCCTTCGTCCAGGTCAGTCCGGCGGATTCCGAGGGAAACCACAGCTTCGGCCTGGTCGCCGACCACGTGCGCGCCACCGTCGACAAGGCCCGCGTGGTGATCGCCGAGGTCAACGACCAGGTGCCCTACACCTTCGGCGAACTGCTGCCGGCGGCGCGGATCCATTGCGCTGTTCACGTCTCGCGAGGCCCAGTGGAAGTCGCGCCGGCCAGGATCGGTCCGACCGACGAAGCCATCGCCAAGCACGCCGCCGCCTATATCGGCGATGGCGCGGTGATCCAGACCGGCGTCGGCGCGGTGCCGGACGCCATCCTGCGCCTGCTGCACGACCGCAAGGACCTGGGCGTCCATTCGGGCATGCTGGGCGATGGCCTGGTCGAGCTGGTCGAGGCCGGCGTCGTCACCAACGCCCGCAAGGCCATCGACACCGGCGTCTCGATCAACGGCGCCTTGATCGGCACGCGCAAGCTCTACGACTTCGCCCACCGCAACGCCGCCATCCGCATGTGCGCGACCAGCTACACCCACGACGCGGCGGTGCTGGCCCGACTGGAGCGCCTGGTCACGATCAACTCGGCGCTGGAGGTCGACCTGACCGGCCAGGTCAACGCCGAGCAGAGCGGCGCGGCCTATATGGGCGGCACCGGGGGGCAGGTCGATTTCGTCCGGGCCGGCGCACGCTCGCCCGGCGGCTGCTCGATCATTGCTCTCCCGGCCACCGCCAAGGACGGCGCGATCAGCCGCATCGTTCCGGCCTTGTCGGGCCCGGTGACCACGGCGCGCAGCGACGTCGACGTCATCGTCACCGAGTTCGGCGCGGCCGAGCTGAAGGGCCAGACCCTGGCCGAGCGCACCCGCCGCCTGATCGCCATCGCCCATCCTTCCTTCCAGGAAGACTTGAGCCGCGCGGCGCACACCATCCAGCAACGAGGCTTCTGA
- a CDS encoding HpcH/HpaI aldolase/citrate lyase family protein — MTTAKDTPLKMRSWLFAPGDSEKKMEKATAGSADIVIFDLEDAVAPEEKPTARRVVAEFLSRQPEDRSRLWVRVNPLDGPHTLTDLAAIMPGRPGGIMLPKSLGRGDVELLDHYLSAFEAANGIEQGATKVIALVTETAEGMFTTGDYAGAPRLVAMTWGAEDLADALGASENRNPDGGYAFTYQLARSLCLLGASAARVTPIETIQGDFRDLEKLKTRAEQVRRDGYRGMLAIHPAQVDVINAAFSPTAEEIAYAQEVVDLFAANPGVGTIGYKGGMLDRPYLARAQALLALAEQS; from the coding sequence ATGACCACGGCCAAAGACACCCCGCTGAAGATGCGCTCCTGGCTCTTCGCGCCGGGCGACAGCGAAAAGAAGATGGAGAAGGCGACCGCAGGCTCGGCCGACATCGTCATCTTCGACCTGGAAGACGCCGTGGCGCCCGAGGAGAAACCCACGGCCCGCCGTGTGGTCGCCGAGTTCCTGTCCCGGCAGCCTGAAGACCGCTCGCGGCTGTGGGTGCGGGTCAATCCGCTGGACGGACCGCACACCTTGACCGACCTGGCGGCGATCATGCCGGGGCGTCCCGGCGGGATCATGCTGCCCAAGTCGCTCGGGCGGGGCGACGTCGAACTGCTGGACCACTACCTGTCGGCGTTCGAGGCCGCCAACGGCATCGAGCAGGGCGCGACCAAGGTCATCGCCCTGGTCACCGAGACGGCCGAGGGCATGTTCACCACCGGCGACTACGCCGGCGCGCCGCGTCTGGTCGCCATGACCTGGGGCGCCGAGGATCTGGCCGACGCCCTGGGCGCCAGCGAGAACCGCAATCCCGACGGCGGGTACGCCTTCACCTACCAGCTGGCCCGCAGCCTGTGCCTGTTGGGCGCCTCGGCCGCCCGGGTGACGCCCATCGAGACTATCCAAGGCGACTTCCGCGACCTGGAGAAGCTGAAGACTCGGGCCGAGCAGGTGCGGCGCGACGGCTATCGCGGCATGCTGGCCATCCACCCGGCCCAAGTCGACGTCATCAACGCCGCCTTCAGCCCGACCGCCGAAGAGATCGCCTACGCCCAGGAAGTCGTCGACCTGTTCGCCGCCAATCCTGGCGTCGGCACGATCGGTTACAAGGGCGGCATGCTGGACCGGCCCTACCTGGCTCGCGCCCAGGCGCTGCTGGCCCTGGCGGAACAGTCGTGA
- a CDS encoding acyl-CoA dehydrogenase family protein, translating into MDFSFTQDQQNIREAILKHCSQFPDEYWLERDQSGVFPEDFYRSLADAGWLGIAMPEAYGGSGLGITEASIMMQAIAESGAGMSGASAVHINIFGLQPIILFGTEDQKQRSIPGIISGQDKACFAVTEPNAGLNTTALKTRAERKDGGYLVNGEKIWISTAQVSNKMLLLARTTPIDQVKRKTEGLSLFYTDFDRSKIDVRLIHKMGRHAIDSNMLFIEDLWIPEEDRIGPEGEGFKIILHGLNPERVLLASEAVGLGRAAIKRAARYARERIVFDRPIGQNQGIQHPLAKCWAQLEAANLMAMKAANLFDKGEDCGVEANAAKYLAGEFGFEACHTAMLTLGGMGYAAEYHVERYVRESLIPRTAPVSPHMILNYLAEKVLELPKSY; encoded by the coding sequence GTGGATTTCTCCTTCACCCAGGACCAGCAGAACATCCGCGAGGCGATCCTCAAGCACTGCTCGCAGTTCCCGGACGAGTACTGGCTGGAGCGCGATCAGTCGGGCGTCTTTCCCGAGGATTTCTACCGCTCGCTGGCCGACGCCGGCTGGCTGGGCATCGCCATGCCGGAGGCCTATGGCGGCTCGGGCCTGGGCATCACCGAAGCCTCGATCATGATGCAGGCCATCGCCGAGTCCGGCGCGGGCATGAGCGGCGCCTCGGCGGTGCACATCAACATCTTCGGCCTGCAGCCGATCATCCTGTTCGGCACGGAAGACCAGAAGCAGCGCTCGATCCCGGGGATCATCAGCGGCCAGGACAAGGCTTGCTTCGCCGTCACCGAACCCAACGCCGGCCTCAACACCACGGCGCTGAAGACCCGCGCCGAGCGCAAGGACGGCGGCTATCTGGTCAATGGCGAGAAGATCTGGATCTCGACGGCCCAGGTCTCCAACAAGATGCTGCTGCTGGCCCGCACGACACCGATCGACCAGGTCAAGCGCAAGACCGAGGGGCTGTCGCTGTTCTACACCGACTTCGACCGCTCAAAGATCGACGTGCGGCTGATCCACAAGATGGGCCGCCACGCGATCGACTCGAACATGCTGTTCATCGAGGACCTGTGGATCCCGGAAGAGGACCGCATCGGGCCCGAGGGCGAGGGCTTCAAGATCATCCTGCACGGACTGAACCCCGAGCGGGTGCTGCTGGCTTCGGAGGCTGTTGGGTTGGGGCGAGCGGCGATCAAGCGCGCCGCCCGCTACGCCCGCGAGCGGATCGTCTTTGATCGGCCCATCGGCCAGAACCAGGGCATCCAGCATCCGCTGGCCAAGTGCTGGGCCCAGCTGGAGGCCGCCAATCTGATGGCGATGAAGGCGGCCAACCTGTTCGACAAGGGCGAGGATTGCGGTGTCGAGGCCAATGCGGCCAAGTACCTGGCCGGCGAGTTCGGCTTCGAGGCCTGCCACACCGCCATGCTCACCCTGGGCGGCATGGGCTACGCGGCGGAGTATCATGTGGAACGTTACGTGCGCGAAAGCCTGATCCCCAGGACCGCGCCGGTCAGCCCGCACATGATCCTCAACTACCTGGCCGAGAAGGTCCTGGAACTGCCGAAATCCTACTGA
- a CDS encoding CaiB/BaiF CoA transferase family protein: MDKKPRGSGPLSGVRVIDLTSMVFGPYATQIMADMGADVIKVEPPSGDATRYISVGPTPDLAGVFVNVNRGKRSIVLDLQSDDGKAGLRALLEQADVFIHSMRSKAIAKLGFDYDSVAKLNPSIVYTNCYGYGREGPERDQPAYDDTIQAECGLTAVQQMLTGEANYVGTIVADKVAGLTALYATTMALFHRERTGEGQEVEIGMFETMASFMLVEHANGAMFDPPLGPAHYPRVVAANRKPYRTKDSHVSALIYNDKHWALFVEAVKPAWADAGMATLNERARQIDRIYGLLAETFLERTTAEWLDLLRRLGIPAAPLRTPDELFDNPHLNAVGFFETVDSPRGKIRFPGVPTTFSATPGKVHGPAPELGEHTRQIRDEFGLNAADHAKTGSDK, encoded by the coding sequence GTGGACAAGAAACCTCGGGGCTCAGGCCCCCTGTCCGGCGTACGCGTGATCGACCTGACCAGCATGGTCTTCGGCCCCTACGCCACCCAGATCATGGCCGACATGGGCGCCGACGTGATCAAGGTCGAGCCGCCCTCGGGCGACGCCACGCGCTATATCTCGGTCGGCCCGACGCCCGACCTGGCCGGCGTGTTCGTCAACGTGAACCGCGGCAAGCGCAGCATCGTGCTGGACCTGCAGAGCGACGACGGCAAGGCGGGCTTGCGCGCCCTGCTGGAACAGGCCGACGTCTTCATCCACTCGATGCGGTCCAAGGCCATCGCCAAGCTGGGCTTCGACTACGACAGCGTCGCGAAGCTGAATCCGTCGATCGTCTACACCAACTGCTACGGCTACGGCCGCGAGGGGCCCGAGCGCGATCAGCCGGCCTATGACGACACCATCCAGGCCGAGTGCGGCCTGACCGCCGTCCAGCAGATGCTGACGGGCGAGGCCAACTATGTCGGCACCATCGTCGCCGACAAGGTGGCGGGCCTGACCGCCCTCTACGCCACCACCATGGCCCTGTTCCACCGCGAGCGGACCGGCGAGGGCCAGGAGGTCGAGATCGGCATGTTCGAGACCATGGCCTCGTTCATGCTGGTCGAGCACGCCAACGGCGCGATGTTCGATCCGCCGCTCGGCCCGGCGCACTATCCGCGCGTGGTGGCCGCCAACCGCAAGCCCTACCGCACCAAGGACAGCCACGTTTCGGCGCTGATCTACAACGACAAGCACTGGGCGCTGTTCGTCGAGGCGGTGAAGCCCGCCTGGGCCGACGCGGGGATGGCGACGCTGAACGAGCGCGCCCGCCAGATCGACCGCATCTACGGCCTGCTGGCGGAAACCTTCCTGGAGCGCACGACGGCCGAATGGCTGGACCTGCTGCGCAGGCTGGGCATCCCGGCCGCGCCGCTGCGCACCCCCGACGAGCTGTTCGACAACCCCCACCTGAACGCCGTCGGCTTCTTCGAGACCGTGGACTCGCCCCGGGGCAAGATCCGCTTCCCGGGCGTCCCGACCACCTTCTCGGCGACGCCGGGCAAGGTCCACGGCCCCGCGCCCGAGCTGGGCGAACATACGCGGCAAATCCGCGACGAGTTCGGCCTGAACGCGGCCGACCACGCCAAGACCGGGAGTGACAAGTGA
- a CDS encoding SDR family NAD(P)-dependent oxidoreductase, which produces MGVLSGKVAVVTGASRGIGKGIALALAEAGATVYVTGRTVNAGEHPLPGTVGETALECDRRGGKGVAVQVDHANDDQVAALFAQVEREQGRLDILVNNAFALPEDLTEPKPFWEKPLSNWEMVDVGVRSNYVAAWHAAKIMTPRKSGLIVAISGYVGVTYTYGVVFGTCKSAVDRMARDMAIELKPFDIASVSLWQGLTFTERAERNIAANPAMKQSVVTNPLVGCSPEFPGRVIVALASDPKVMSRSGATYITAELAQDYGVTDIDGKVIPSLREQRGSPIWQAI; this is translated from the coding sequence ATGGGCGTTTTGTCAGGCAAGGTCGCCGTGGTGACCGGCGCCAGCCGCGGCATCGGCAAGGGCATCGCCCTGGCCCTCGCCGAGGCCGGCGCCACCGTCTACGTCACGGGTCGGACGGTGAACGCGGGCGAGCATCCCCTGCCCGGTACGGTCGGCGAGACCGCGCTGGAGTGCGATCGCCGGGGCGGCAAGGGCGTCGCCGTCCAGGTCGACCACGCCAACGACGACCAGGTCGCCGCCCTGTTCGCCCAGGTCGAGCGCGAGCAAGGCCGGCTGGACATCCTGGTCAACAACGCCTTCGCCCTGCCCGAGGACCTGACCGAGCCCAAGCCCTTCTGGGAAAAGCCGCTGTCGAACTGGGAGATGGTCGACGTCGGCGTACGCTCCAACTACGTGGCGGCCTGGCACGCGGCCAAGATCATGACGCCCCGGAAGTCCGGGCTGATCGTGGCCATCTCGGGCTATGTCGGCGTGACCTACACCTATGGCGTGGTGTTCGGCACGTGCAAGTCGGCGGTCGACCGCATGGCGCGCGACATGGCCATCGAGCTGAAGCCCTTCGACATCGCCTCGGTCTCGCTGTGGCAGGGCCTGACCTTCACCGAGCGCGCCGAGCGCAACATCGCCGCCAATCCGGCCATGAAGCAGAGCGTCGTCACCAATCCGCTGGTCGGCTGTTCGCCGGAGTTTCCGGGCCGGGTGATCGTGGCCCTGGCCAGCGATCCCAAGGTGATGAGCCGCTCGGGCGCCACCTACATCACCGCCGAGCTGGCCCAGGACTACGGGGTCACCGACATCGACGGCAAAGTCATCCCGTCGCTGCGCGAACAGCGCGGCTCGCCGATCTGGCAAGCGATCTAG
- a CDS encoding nuclear transport factor 2 family protein, whose amino-acid sequence MSSDTDKLARLSGLLDRQDIHDALTRFSRGMDRFDRETFLSAFHADAEIAAGTFVGQPDALYDWARNMHDIGQSATHHALLNHSCDLDGDTAHTETYYLFAARNRDDSNWIAGGRYIDRFERRDGAWKIAVRSTVIEWSGVLPTMPIPFGDVPGIHLNGVASRGPDDLSYRRPLTNLREPNVPA is encoded by the coding sequence ATGAGCAGCGACACCGACAAGCTGGCCCGCCTGAGCGGGCTGCTGGACCGCCAGGACATCCACGACGCCCTGACCCGCTTCAGCCGGGGCATGGACCGTTTCGATCGCGAGACGTTCCTGTCGGCCTTCCACGCCGACGCCGAGATCGCCGCCGGCACGTTCGTGGGCCAGCCCGACGCCCTCTACGACTGGGCGCGCAACATGCACGACATCGGCCAGTCGGCCACGCACCACGCGCTGCTGAACCACAGCTGCGACCTGGACGGCGACACCGCCCACACCGAGACCTACTACCTGTTCGCCGCGCGCAATCGCGACGACAGCAACTGGATCGCCGGGGGCCGCTATATCGACCGGTTCGAACGCCGCGACGGCGCCTGGAAGATCGCGGTGCGCAGCACGGTGATCGAATGGTCGGGCGTGCTGCCGACCATGCCGATCCCCTTCGGCGACGTGCCAGGCATCCACCTCAACGGCGTGGCCTCGCGCGGCCCGGACGATCTGTCCTACCGCCGCCCGCTGACCAACCTGCGCGAGCCGAACGTTCCGGCCTGA